Below is a genomic region from Sorghum bicolor cultivar BTx623 chromosome 9, Sorghum_bicolor_NCBIv3, whole genome shotgun sequence.
CTTTATTTCCTTGCTTAtctagattaattaataaatttaTGAATTGTAAGCATATCATTGCCTTCAACTCCATTGGCATTATTATGCTGTGATTCATTCTCATTGTGGCACTTCTATGTTTGCATTCAGTGGCCGAGGATATTCCGAAGAGACTATGGACACCAAGAAGCAGCCAGCAAGTTTGGAAAAGACCCAAGAACTTACCAAATCCTCACGAAACGTTTTATCGGAGATGAAAATGGAAAAGTGAAGGCCCTTGAGGTAGTACGTGTTGAATGGAGCAAAGTGGATGGAAGATTTCAattcaaagagatagaaggttCACAAGAAATTATTGAGGCAGATCTTGTCCTCTTAGCTATGGGATTCCTAGGTCCCGAGGCGGTTAGTTTTCCATCCTCTTTCCCGTAAAAGATTTTAGTGTGATACTAGTGTTAGTTTagatatttgattttttttttatgaacTGACATAACAGTAAGCACTAACTGCAGGCTATTGCCAAGAAGCTGGGTTTAGAGCAAGACAACCGATCAAACTTCAAAGCTCAGTTTGAAAACTTCGCGACTAACGTGGAAGGTGTGTTTGCTGCCGGGGACTGCAGGCGTGGGCAATCACTTGTTGTTTGGGCAATTGCAGAGGGGAgggaagcagcagcagctgttGACAAGTACCTGTCGAGAGAGAAAACGAATGTTGATGAGAACGTTGTTGCCCCAGGTCCATGTGAATGTCTGGTTCAACCCGTTGCGGCATAAGCAAATAAAGCATTTCTGTAACATTAACTCTTTTGGAGGTAGATATATATGTGTTTCCCTTTTCACGctgaagaaaaaaagaaaatgagaTCCCTTTTAGCTCTGAAAGGATTAAAGAAAGGACTCATTTAGCAGAAACAGAGAGCCCGTGTGTTATATATATTAATTAGGTTGAAAGCAATAGGAAAAAAAATGAGGTGTACATTTATTGTTCTCTTCCTGTGAAGAAATACCGGGTTTGTAGGTTTAGGAAAATGTATAGCTGATATAGATGGGAAACTTATTAACAATTGTTTATAAAACTATACGGAGTACTCTCTTCTGCCTCTTTCTTCGGTGCATGCGTAAACCTGCTCGGTGTGGATCTGTTGTGCTCCGTGTATTATAGGGCCTCCCCGGTGCTTCAGTTTGGCCATTAGTTCCATCCTCCACGTTATACCTGATCTCCATATCATACATCATACAGGTTAGTAGCTCCGCAGACCGTCAGAGTGGCTTCCAATCCACCATTAATCTAGAAGGTGTCGTTATCGTGTCTGAAAACCTCTGCATCTTTTGTGATCAGTCGCCTGAGACTTTAGATTTTATTGTGTTGGGCTGTGTTTTCAGTCGCCAGGTTTGGTCCTCTTGCCTAGGAAGGTTCCAGCTGCAGCACTTAATCACATTACAAGAGCAAGACGTTATGGCTTGGTGGACCGATTCGAGGAAAAGGCTCCCTAAGCACATCCGTCGAGGCTTCAACTCTCTTTTCTTCGTCGTCGGTTGGAACCTCTGGAAGGAGCGCAATGCGAGAACCTTTGATAGATCGTCTCGACAGCCGGCTGTTCTTCTGCAAGCTATCCTTGACGAAGCAGCTCTCTGGGTGGCTGCTGGTTTCAGGGCGCTCGGAGCGTTGCTGGCCTCGGGGTAGTAGTTCAGTAgtcttttctctttctcttgCTGTGTAACTTGCTTTGGTCTGGTTTTGTTCTGCGACGGTAACCTACGGCTTACTGTCTTCGGCTTTTGTTGTAACTCTCTTAACCCTtgcttaatgaaatacatgCAGCGCATGTTCTCGAAAAAAAAAGTAGATAATCTCCGTTCAAAAAAAAACAGCAGATAACAATGCCTGCTCTTGTTTTGACGACAGTTGGTTTGACAGGAATATTTTTTACTCTAAACTAAGAATACCGTAATAAGAATCACATCATCGATTCTTGAATCTTGATTGAGTTTACACACCTTGCTTGATCAGTCCTGTTTCTTGCGAGGCACAGTAAGCATGGCTGTTATTCATTGTACACTGAAATTTTTGGCGAATGATAGAGAACATGTGGCGAGATGGACACTGAAATATGCTTGACATTCAACCACGTAGGGCTTAGTTTACTTCAGTCATGTTCAGTTTGACAAACCAGCTATTAGCCtgttactaaggccttgtttagttcgcaaaattttttgtttttagatactgtagcatttcgtttttatttgacaaacattgtccaatcacggagtaactaggctcaaaagattcatctcacaaattacagataaactgtgcagttagtttttatttttgtctatatttaatactccatgcatgcgatcaaagattcgatgtgacggggaatcttgaaaatttttgcgaactaaacaaggcctaaaacctAGAAGGTAGTACCAGTACAACTTAAGGCCATTTGACAGGCCTTTACATTATTCCATCTCTATGCTGCTAATCACATATTGATGCGTCCACTCTCACTACTGCAGGAAAGCGTTTTTCAGACGGTTGTCGAAGCCTCTTAGAGACGGCTAGGTCATGCGTCTGAAAATTTGTGTCTCTGATGTGCCAGACCCAGTGACGGGTCAATAACCGTCTCAGATGATTTGTTCTAAGAGACGGGCTTTACGCACACCCGTCTGTGATAGTTTAGGTTACAGACGGTTGTCTTATCTACCAATCGTCTCAGTAATGAAACAACCAGCGATAGGTATCGTTATAAACCGTCTCAGGACCTGTAGAATGGCGACGGGTGTACCCCGTCTCAGTTGTAAATATAACACAGacggtgaagggtcgagatggcggactagagagggggtgaatagtcctttctaaaacttattacgccggctaaccgaaacaaatgcggaattaaaactatcggcctagccaagactacacccctctatctaagttctctagcaccttgaaaagatcctaaacaagcaaacaaggtgcaaccttagcaagagctcacataaccaattctaggagcaaggtcacacaaacctatgcaactagtactttgcaaaccgggggagctcctactcaaactagtgaggtaaagtgcacaaagcctaagctcactagcaagctcaataacaaggcaactaatgtcaaattagagagcgcaacttacttagttacacaaactaaacaatgtgactaacaaggttacacaacccaatttagtcacgcaagggaactacttctagctacacaagcaagaaggtaactagcaagctacacaagctaactaattacaagagcaactacacaagcacaagtatataaagaaagtaaatacaagctcgtgtatagcgaatgcaaaccaccgagaagagtagacaatgttgacacggtgatttttaccgaggttcacttggttgccaccaagctacgtcctcgttgtggcgatacacccacttgatggatcacgagctaattggcattccaaagccaaaccctcagcggatgccgcacatccactctcaagatggggatcctccaagccacaagcaatccactagagttgctcttcgcgatccccgcggggtgagcaccgtacccctcacaatctcttctccggagcaccgcacaatctccttgcgtgcttcgacggagtcacaagccaccaagccgtctaggaggtggcaacctccaagagtaacaagcaccaccggcttgcaacacgaacacctagtgccactcgatgcaatctctcaatgcaacgcactagaatcgctcactcacacaatcggatgaatactatcaagcatatgtgagttagaggcttcactagcacttccCAAGCAttgacactaagtcccaagggtgctcagcaccggccaaggccggccaccacttctatttatagccccaagggctaaactagccgttgccccttcactggacaaaacacgtgggcactggacgctcacagggagccaccggacgctcaactcccagcgtccggtgctcaggtgtcggccacgtgtcactagccgtttgaactcgaccgttgccgccaacggctagtgcgcacgcgcgcctgcacagcaccaccggacgctctactgcgtcacaccggacgcgtccggtgcacaccggacccgtgcgcagagagctccgcaaacttgcagagtcaccggacgctagccatcggacgcaccctgagcgtccgatgctcaccggactcaagcgcagagagggtcaccaaaccgcccgcacaccggacgctgagcaccggactctctccggtgcgtccggtgcactctgctgcacccgacagcacaccggacgctctggaccagcgtccggtgctgccaacaccagcgtccggtgagtgcccgcaacatctccaaatttcccaccggcacaatagaaaatatgcacttaattttctcaaaagcgccgaatcccgcctcgcaagctcggcgagagggagagagaaacccacacctctctcaaccctaggaacaccacctcctttgtaaagtgtgctaacaccaacaagtgtccaccaccaaagtgcaagtgtgttagcattttcacaaacatttttcccaaaggagttagcctctcaaacttgccacgccactcgatcctaacacgtatgcaaagttagatcgctcaagtggcactagatgaccgatatgcaaacaagtttacccctcttgatagtacggccatctatcctaaatccggtcataaacttctctacacacctatgaccggtgaaatggaaatgccctaggttatacctttgtcttgcgcttttcattccatctcctccaatgttgatgcaacacatgcaccaaccaatcaccaaaagatatgatccacttcatatcatcacgtgaccgtattggttcatcgatcttgacctcacttgctcttcaccgttgccttggtccatcggcgccaagtcttgctcaagcttcaccgtcacacgcggtccctcgcttcaaagcctccgacttgcccttcactcttacaaccggtccatcaagccaagcctcatcttgatcttctccaccttggtcacatgactccatgtcatgtctcatatgtaatgagctcctccatcatcacataatcacttgtggactaatctcctgtatatctcacataaacactattagtccacctaagttgtcactcaattaccaaaaccaaacaaggacctttcagacgGCTTCACAACCGTCTCTGGCAATGAGGGTTACAGACGGTTGTCTAATCTAACAACCGTCTCAGTAATGAAACAGCCAGCGACAGGTACGATTATAAACCGTCTCAATTTTTCTTTTATAGATAATGGAAAGAAGTTCCAAGCAGCGCCATCCCCTTTCAAGAAGATGAATCAATCAAAATTATTAcaatcagtggcacatccacccCACCCAAACACAACTAACGTTTACCAGAAGGGCTCCTAAGAATGAATGGCCATCCACACCAGGCAAAATTTTGCTTGCGGCCGATTCCAATGTGCCGCATCCCTGGATGAACAACTCTTTCTGATCATCATATTATTGCAACTATGCTCTAAACTCGTGTGTCGCCTAAATAAGACCTGCAAAGAAGTTTTTAGTCTGCACTTTTCAAAAACAAACTCATTTGCGATTAGGTTCTTTATGATGGAACCCATCCATTTGGGCTTGAGTTGTCGACTTTAAGCAGGTGTTCATATTTTTTTTCGATTATTCAAGGATTTAACGCCCTTTGTTCTTTTAATGGTACACGACGTACCCACCAATAGCGAAATGCCTATGGTAATTTCATCAATATCGAGATCTACAAGTCCAGACTCAGTTTTTTCCAAGGTGCTCATAGTGGTACATGTGTATGCATGCGTTCATAAGCATGaatgtatatgtatgtataaaaaaaatcaaccaAAGCGCCTTGCAAAATGTTATCAAAGTATCAATTAATAGTGTTTATACTCCATATCTTGATAACATTATCTTGATTAGACCATTGGCTGAATATACTGTTTACATTCGCAGGAGGTGGAATTCCAAACACAACTGCGCAACAGGGTCAAAGAAATTTACCAAATGAACACTCACAAAACTAGATGTTGGACGGTTTCTAGATTTTACTACCGAAACAACAAAATTTACTCCTATGCCAATTTGCACTAGCAATCTTGCCATTGGTAAGGATAACCCCTTTCTTCAAGAACCACATGAATGAATGAAGATTATGCTCTAAAAATAAGTTCATGGAATTTTTTTAGTACACTgaaccagccagccagccagcctaTACTAAAACCCAattgaccttgtttagttttttttttttttgcaaaatagacactgtattacttcatttatatttaataaatattatctaattatagaccaaATAGACTCAAAGGATTTGTAtcgcaaattacaaacaaactgtacaattagttattatttttatttatatttaatattttatgcatgcgccgcaagattcgatatgacagtgaatctgaggccttgtttagatgtgaaaagattttggatttcactactgtagcattttcgtttgtttgtggcaaatattgtccaatcatagactaactaggaacaaaagattcgtctcgtgatttacaggtaaactatgcaattagtttttattttcgtctatatttaatacttcatgcatgtgtcgaaagattagatgtgacggagaatcttgaaaacttggcCAAAGCTGCATTCAATCTTTTGCGTGCTTGACGGTCGACCAAACCCAACATATACATATCACCGGCAGATGTGGCCAATGAGCGTGTCGTACCCTATAACAGTTTACTCAAACTCAGTCGGCAACGCctctagctctagctagctagtcAGTCTGCACCCCATCATGCACGCTCTCTTGCTCGCTATATAGTCGTCGCTGGTACACCAAATACCAGCCTTCAACACACACATCAATCTCCTCTTCAGTATCTCGCTTAGCAACACCACGCGTCTTTCTTGACAAGACGGCATGGGCAACAGCCTGCCGCTGCCATGCGTGTGCCGCCGCTGCTGCCACGACGAGGTCAACGAGGTCGATGCAGGCACCGCCGCCGTGGCCGGCGGCGCCAAGAAGAGAAGgaggaagcagcagcagcggaggcCTGACCGCAGCAGGAACGTCTGGGCGGCGCGGCCGAGGCACGTGGTGGTGCCGGTCGTGGACGCGCCGGAGGACGGCGACGACGTCCGCCGGGAGCAGGAGGCGTGGCCTGAGTGCCACGTGGAGCCGGCCGGCCACGGCGAGGACGGCGCGGTGCGGGTGAGGATCGTGATGAAGAGGAGGGACATCGCGCAGCTGGTGGCGAGGCTGGAGCAGCGCGGCGCCGAGGAGAGGAACGCCGCCGCCGGGATTGAGGAGgtcatcagcaccgacctcgccgGCTgcagcggtggcggcggcgtcaCGATCATGAGCCCATGCCGGGACGCCTGGAGGCCGCGGCTCTCCGTCATACCGGAGAACTAGTAGAGATAGAGAGTCCTGCATGCTATGCTGGATGCTGTACCACCACCTCCGTTCCATTGTTCTGCGCTAGTTTTGCTTTAGCTGACTGCTGTACATTTTGGAACGACGAACAAGGTATTTtagtttcctttttttttttactttcttaGATTTGATTTTCTCTCCCTTTTTGTCTTGGGATCGATCGGGAAGGTGATATGGTCGCGCCCTGCCAATCTGCCACATGACTATATGAGTCGGTATGTAAATCTGCTGTTTGGAACATATGCGTGCGTGCACCTATACTGTGAATGTATATATCAAATCAAAAGCTGTGTAAAACTATGTTTTCTTTCTCGATCACGCAAAATATTTGTGCGTCTTTGTATTATggtagagaaaaaaaaaattaatataaCATGTCTTAGCGGTGCCTTAGGAGGTCAGAAACGTTTGTACATGAATGCTCAGACCCCCTTAGTGTATTATTGAAACTATTATGTTACATTTAGGCTCTATTTTGATTTGTTATCAGCTAATAGTTAGCTGGCTAATAGTAACTCTAATAGCTTGGTTATTCTTGTTGTGGAggttattttagaatttgcatGGCAAAAAGTAGGCTCTAATAGATGTGCTATCTGGTTTTGTAAATAGAAAGTTGGTTATCTCTTGATTTTTGATGACCATATATAGTCAACCACTGAAACTGGctatctgattttgtaaaatagcaggGCTATTGTCGAtttcttcttttttaaaaagttttttctattttacaaaatagataaacaataaaattttgctactaattttagccaaactcttggagttgctcaaaTAACTCATTTATAATATTAGTTAGGTgaattatatataatattaacCAGCAAAACTATTAGCTTGAAGCCTTGAAGGTTGCACAACTAATAAAAAATGCTACTAACACAGCTATTAGTTGTTATTATCTTATTTAATCCAATTAGTGGTATATTTATTATCTAGAGGTCTAGTTAACAATTAGCTATTTTATCAACTGCATATGTTTAGATTCAAAAGAAATAACTATTAGCATATAACTATTAATTATATGAATCCGAACAGAACCTTAGTCAGCAGAACATTTTTTGAGCAATCCAATATTATGTAGCAATATATGTAGCCTCTGGTCAAACGAAGACTGAATGAACCACTAAAACAAGAACTTCTTACGCATTACGATTTCAACATTCATATAGTTAACTTAAAATTTGATCATGTATACATACTTAATTTAAACCTAAATCAGACAAAGCATTCTGATTTAGGTTTCCATTAAGTATCCATAGAGGATCAGATTCTAAGTTAATTATATCATCAGCGTGCTCGGCAACTGTGGACACACGTCACCATTGGATTTCTTTTTGCGCGCATGCGTACGCTCAGCTGCTCCGGGAGCGAATGAATAATAATAATGGAGCAGATCAGAAAATGGACGATACAGACTCCGCGACCGACTTGATCTTGAATTCCTGGTCGTCTCCAATTTTCCATTCCAACGCAGCCATCGGAGCCATCACCGTTACTGATGAGTGTTGAGTGATGACCACTTCAACGACAACGATGCTGGGCTACGATTTCtgtgaaacttttttttttcgcCAACGATTGCAGGCGAGACGAGCTTCAGTCAGACAGGTGCCTTGTACTGGCAACCTAGCGCTCAATACACGAGAATTCGTTATCAAAAGAAAGAAATATGCATAGAGTAAGGCTTTGGATCACGGAGGAAATCCTGAATCATATTCcattcacacacacacacacacaccccagCGGCGATGCCCCTCTGGTTTTGTCACTCTTTGCATTCAGACGAGAAGGCAACCCTGTGGTTTATTTTaaatttgttgttgttattAAACGATAGCGTCAGTGTCCATTCCTACAATGCAAACTACAGAGGAATGATTAAAAAGAAACGAACAGAGTTCACCCCTTGGGCCAATGGTTTGCTTGCTGAAACTGCAAGCTGTTCAAGTCCACGTCggtgattttttttgaaaacgtCACCGGAGGGGTGAGAGCCTCACCTGACTTCATTTTCATTTATTCTGGCTAGCCGGTGCAAAGGGGTCAGTGACTCAAAGTCAAAGTCTTCTATGTTTAAAAGTTTAATATAAAGAAAGGCGAGAGCTAATTCATTACAAAGAGTTGACACCAGGAATGTTACAAAACGATCATTGCATCGAAGACGGCAGGTCCAGAGTCGACTAGCTTCTTTGCAAGCATGGAGGGGGTGATTTGTGAATTGTGATCATACACAGAATTGGTTTTGTCACGACGATGGCGTCACAGGCTGCAAGAAAATCAAACGCCTCGATCCGCTTGCCACTTGGCAGCAGAACACCTCGTGGATGGCTGGATGCAAAAATAGCATCATATACTATAAATTCTATTTCTATCGTGAACACACTGCAACTGATCAAGCTGGAGGCAGACCGGTGGATTGAGGCTGGAGCACATGGTTTGCATAGCATAACTTACGAGACTTAGCGGCTTGCTCATTCTTCCGGTTAGAATGATCATTGTTCATCATGTAACATTCACTATTTTTCATTTTGCTGGCTTCAGCCTCTTGTAATTAAAattctcttcttcttctaatACAAAGATACGCACACTCGTACGTATTCACGAAAAAAACTATAAATTCCATTTAAATATTGTAACCTGTTCATGTATCCAAAAATCCAGTTATTATTAATAATAATTCTTCTTTTGTCGAAAAAATACTACAAATTCCATCTGGGCCTGAAAACGCAGCCCGGGAGAATTTGAAGGCCGATACGGAAGTATAATCAGTGGGCCTGAACCCTAGTCCAGGCCCATTGGACGGACACGAACCCTCTCCACTTGATGCAATCGCAGCCGTCCAATCAATCAGCGGAAACTTTTAAATCCCCCGGGCCCCGGCCCTCACTCCCCCACGAACTAGGGTTTCATtcgcccctcccctcccctcccctcccctatcAGTCTATCCCCAGCCTCGTCGTACGGCACTCCGGCGGCGGCGAGTATGGTGAAGGGACGGCAGGGCCAGCGAGTCAGGTACGAGGCCGTCACACCAAGCCCACTACGTTCTTTCCGCTGGGGCAGGCAAGCATCTGATCTGACCCGTCGTCTCCGTTCTGTTTTGTTTCCGGCGCAGGACGTACGTGCGGGGCACGATCCTGGGCTACAAGCGCTCCAAGTCGAACCAGTACGAGCACACGTCGCTGCTGCAGATCGAGGGCGTCAGCACCAAGGAGGACGTGGCGTGGTACGGCGGCAAGCGGATCGCCTACGTGTACAAGGCCAAGACCAAGAGCGACGGCACCGCCGTCCGATGCATCTGGGGCAAGGTCACGCGCCCGCACGGTAACTCCGGCGTCGTCCGCGCCAAGTTCCGGTCCCACCTCCCGCCCAGCTCCATGGTGAGCTCCCATTGCTGgtgtatttttttgttttttttttctgtctgCCTTTCTGATGGGTGCTTTTAATGGTGTTGCAGGGTAAGAAGGTCCGCGTGTTCATGTACCCCAGCAGTGTCTGACTCTAACCGAGGTAGAATGCTTTGCTCACCTTGTTTGAATGTGTGGTGTGTTTATTGTTGGAtattactccctctgtcctgtCCTGTAATAAAGTGCATTTTAGAAATTTTAGGACAACTTAAAGAGAGAACACAAAAGACACATGAGCCCTCACTTTATTTCCTAATAAATGCTGTCACCAACACAATTAGTGGTGTTGTTTGATAAATGAAAAGTATTcatgacggagggagtagtttacATGTCAGCTTGAATGCTGTTCTATCAGTGTACGATGATGCAAATACTTGGCTGCCAGCTTCACTACAACTCTATTAGTGGTCCATTATGCAAGTGCTTAGATGTCAGGTTGAACACACCTCCATCACTGTCAATGCAAGCTATTGATTGTGTCTTGTATGTTGGTGATGTAAACCTTCAATTGCTGTCTAATCAGAATGTGAAGCTGTGGTCTTAGGTTGCTCTGGATCTGATCCTTCTGTCCTTTGTGTCTAAGGGTCCCAATGCCACTTGGGGGAAGCTCTCCTTTTAGCTTCGAAATACCTGCAGGTTCTCTGCGGGGTGCTCGGATGTTGGGGCCCTAGAGCAAATGCAGTGGTCTCATAGTACGAGGCTGTACTTTGGTTGATGGGTCTCTCATCAATTGCTTCCTCACAGCCTTGCCTCCAATGACCACAACATTCATTTTTTGTGTCTTCACATTTGTGCTCTCTTGCGTGGCAACATGTTTGGAGCTTGAGATGTTCTGTTTCGTTATTGTGTAATCATATTGTAGCTCGCCCCTGCATTATATGCCTTCATATTTAGGTGATTACTATATGTCTTTCACTAGGTTGTTGAACAATTTTGACTTTTGCAAACTTAAAAAACTGTTGATGCATTGGTCTGAGCTAGAAAACTGTATTCTGTGCCCTGGTAGTCAATATACTCATGCTATTACCTTTAATGGTTATCCAGTCCTACCGTGTCGTTGCTGCCACAGCAGCTAAGGAATCGTTGCCTTGGCATGTCACCTCTTTTCTGGCGGAGACAGCCAAATTGTCATTTCTTCCGTTTGTGTTTCtattgcttgatttggatctatTTTCTCTTCTGTCCTGTATTGCCGTTTTGTGTATTTGTTGCTTGATTTTGATCTGTTAACTCTTATGTTATTCCTCTCCCTCCTATGCAGAGGAAAGCTAGGCTGTAAGGGCAATGATGATGTAAAGTCATGCACCACTCTGAATAAGAGGATTTTCTCTCTTTGGGCTGACAAACAAACTTTCTACCCATTTTTTGTCTGAGCCCTTCTGTTTACATGCGTGCTTTCTTCTATCTTCTTTTTTCTTGCTGCTTAATGTGATACTTATTTGGTTGTGTTTTGTGGGGTTCTTGAGTGATTCCTGAGAACTAGATGATGTGGGTCGACAGATCCAACCATGATGCGGACTGAATCTTATTTGAGGTCAAATCTAATTGCCGCTGATGGTTCTCGAGTTTACCTCCCCGCTTTCTTTGCTTGTCCTTATTTTGTTTTGAATTTGTTGCTTTGAATCAGTTTCAATGAATATAATGGCTTAAAAGAGAGGTGAAGCCAATTTGCAGAGCAAAGGGGCCAGATAAGTGGCGATCTTTGCATTGAAGGTTGGCGACAACAAAACTGCAGTTCTCCGTGCCACTCAGATTTACATCTGTTTTGTGATGGCCTCGAACAAGCTGCTACATCATCTCTTATCTGTGATCTAAGCTACTCTCTCTGTCCCTGAATAAATCGTTTCTAGAGCTGTCCTAAGTTTGGTTGAGCTCCCCTGTTTTTTAGTTCTTAAACATTTGAGTTAAATGGTAACTATAAAATTGACATGAACAATCTCAGCAAATGCAGTGGCCCCATAGTATTGAGGCTGTTGTTTGGTTGATGGATCTCGCGTTGATCACTTAGCCTTGCCTCCAATGGCCATTGATAATAACATTCATTATTCTTGTCTTCACATTTGTGCTCTCTGACTGGAGTTTGAGATAGTTCTGTTTGATTATTGTGTAATCATATTGTAGCCTTCTGAGCTACAAAACTTTAGCATGGAGGTAATCAATTGAATTTCTCTTTAGTTTGCAAGACGTGGGACTCTAAATAAAAAATCTTTAGCATGTATGTTTGATATATTCAATCTGTTTTCAATATATATGACGTTTATGACAATCTAATCACTTCATTGTAATAATTACCTTATCCTAGAAGTCAATTGTTTTAAAAAAGAAGTGGTACTGTTTTTAGAGTGCAATTTTGACCTTTGTATTTTTGCGGGGTTTTCTACTGCTCAGTGCTATACTAGTGTGGGTGTTGATCTTTATCTTGTGTCCTTTATAGTTGTATAAATCACAGTTTATATAAACTCACAAATTCCTCCATTTTGAATGTAGCAAGCTTTTACCATGAAGGAGATTGATC
It encodes:
- the LOC8063563 gene encoding 60S ribosomal protein L35a-1, translated to MVKGRQGQRVRTYVRGTILGYKRSKSNQYEHTSLLQIEGVSTKEDVAWYGGKRIAYVYKAKTKSDGTAVRCIWGKVTRPHGNSGVVRAKFRSHLPPSSMGKKVRVFMYPSSV